One window of the Gammaproteobacteria bacterium genome contains the following:
- a CDS encoding PilN domain-containing protein, which produces MRIKTNFSTSSAATAPRIMVVLWVTALLAMLLATWMAMQTSQMKQAKIDLEHELSELKNRHVAGMPKEFPSQKELATLKNRISAVSSISSGGESSLSAFLRKIELLLPDEAYLVTLHYKGDTSEAQITAEASSAKILTVFLRDLEKEKSFNEVFLTKQSQRTLNDKQIVQFDLRIKERLS; this is translated from the coding sequence ATGAGAATTAAAACCAATTTTTCGACGTCATCCGCTGCCACGGCACCACGGATAATGGTGGTTTTATGGGTGACCGCGTTGCTGGCTATGTTGTTAGCCACTTGGATGGCTATGCAAACATCCCAGATGAAGCAGGCGAAGATCGATTTGGAGCATGAATTATCCGAACTCAAAAACAGGCACGTCGCTGGTATGCCAAAAGAATTTCCCAGCCAGAAAGAGCTTGCTACGTTGAAAAATCGTATATCCGCTGTTTCATCCATATCAAGTGGTGGGGAAAGTTCGCTATCCGCATTCCTGAGAAAAATAGAGCTGTTGCTCCCTGATGAAGCCTATCTTGTGACTCTTCATTACAAGGGAGATACCAGTGAGGCTCAGATTACGGCTGAGGCCAGCAGTGCAAAAATACTCACTGTTTTTTTGCGCGATCTTGAAAAAGAAAAAAGCTTCAATGAAGTTTTTCTGACAAAACAGTCGCAGCGTACATTGAACGATAAACAGATTGTTCAGTTCGACCTGCGGATAAAGGAACGTCTTTCATGA
- a CDS encoding type II secretion system GspH family protein encodes MPLYGKKHHVRGITFVELLVTLVILSILAAVALPYAEITVRRNKEIELRQALRDMRGAIDRFHLDWETAKISKLNNAVSEDGYPKTLQVLVEGVGADQAKGGKVKYLRRIPVDPFTDSNKPSHEQWALRGYQDVPDSSSWGGADVYDVRSTSRRKAIDGSFYKDW; translated from the coding sequence GTGCCATTGTACGGTAAGAAACACCATGTCCGGGGAATCACCTTCGTCGAGTTGCTGGTGACGCTAGTGATTCTTTCGATTCTCGCGGCAGTTGCTTTGCCTTATGCTGAAATTACAGTACGCCGCAACAAGGAGATAGAGTTGCGTCAGGCGCTGCGTGATATGCGTGGCGCCATCGACCGTTTTCATCTTGATTGGGAAACCGCAAAAATATCTAAACTGAATAACGCCGTTAGCGAAGACGGTTACCCGAAAACTTTGCAGGTATTGGTTGAAGGCGTGGGTGCTGATCAGGCCAAGGGTGGGAAGGTTAAATACTTGCGCCGTATTCCTGTCGATCCCTTTACAGACTCAAATAAGCCATCACACGAGCAATGGGCGCTACGTGGCTATCAGGACGTACCTGATTCAAGTTCGTGGGGCGGGGCGGATGTTTACGATGTGCGGTCAACGAGCCGTCGCAAGGCGATTGACGGCAGTTTCTACAAGGATTGGTGA
- a CDS encoding type II secretion system protein, with protein MVLVAVVITGLMEGVAATITSRVTQAEREKELLFRGLAYQNAIKSYYQAGKQLNTFTFPRSLNDLLKDPRFPSRRHIRALYVDPMGKGDHEWSVIRAIDGGITGVASASKQKSLKTANFPAGLESLAGKKSYAEWVFMYNAPAAIQVPLPARPMPVQRNR; from the coding sequence ATGGTGCTGGTCGCAGTTGTAATAACCGGCCTGATGGAAGGTGTTGCAGCAACCATCACATCGCGAGTTACGCAGGCCGAGAGGGAGAAGGAATTGCTTTTCCGTGGCCTGGCATATCAGAATGCGATAAAAAGCTATTATCAGGCCGGCAAACAACTTAATACGTTCACCTTTCCACGCTCGCTAAACGATTTACTGAAAGACCCTCGTTTTCCTAGTAGGCGTCACATTCGTGCGCTGTATGTGGACCCGATGGGGAAAGGTGATCATGAGTGGAGTGTAATCCGCGCAATTGATGGCGGCATCACCGGCGTTGCCAGCGCGAGCAAACAGAAATCGTTAAAGACCGCCAACTTTCCCGCCGGTTTGGAGTCTCTGGCGGGCAAGAAGTCCTATGCGGAATGGGTTTTTATGTATAACGCTCCCGCAGCAATTCAAGTTCCGCTTCCAGCCAGGCCAATGCCTGTGCAGCGAAATAGATAA
- a CDS encoding type II secretion system F family protein, with the protein MPIYQYSALTENGVLAAGEGVATSSEALRQELVGKGLLVQYIRQKNSGLGLRRKRIKAEEFLLFNQEFVALIRAGLTIPDALKIAADRPDSPMLASLLRHVDEEVHGGALLSEACSRHPEVFDGLYVSAIKTGEKTGVLAAVLEKYQAHLKRRVGLQKTISHAMTYPVFLLLVLGTVLGVLFLFVMPRFVAMYSDFGAELPLPTQILVTLVNKLPFYLPVVLLLGTLGWFAIQAWVKTEAGRLRADHLKGRLPMLGKIYQDIAIVQLVRTLATLLSGGTPLVEAMHITQDSLTNRAKACALAQAENLVIGGQSLASAMRSTQLMPGTAIKMIEVGEASGGLDAMLEEIAQFYEEILTNKLARMTALIEPILMLIMGIIIGGTIIVMYLPIFQIADIVK; encoded by the coding sequence ATGCCCATTTACCAGTATAGCGCCTTGACAGAAAACGGCGTTTTAGCCGCAGGCGAGGGGGTTGCCACCTCAAGCGAGGCTTTACGCCAGGAATTGGTGGGCAAGGGTCTGCTTGTACAATACATCCGTCAAAAGAATTCTGGCTTGGGCTTGCGCAGAAAGCGCATCAAGGCGGAGGAGTTTTTGCTATTCAATCAGGAATTCGTGGCACTTATACGGGCGGGCTTGACAATACCCGATGCCTTGAAGATAGCGGCAGACCGTCCTGATAGCCCGATGTTGGCCAGTCTCCTGCGGCATGTGGATGAAGAGGTGCATGGCGGTGCGCTACTTTCCGAAGCCTGTTCCAGGCATCCCGAGGTGTTCGACGGTCTTTACGTCTCTGCGATAAAAACCGGCGAAAAGACGGGCGTGCTGGCGGCAGTTCTGGAGAAATATCAAGCACATCTCAAGCGCCGGGTTGGTCTGCAGAAAACCATTTCACATGCAATGACCTACCCTGTGTTTTTGTTGCTGGTGTTAGGTACGGTGCTGGGTGTGTTGTTTTTGTTTGTCATGCCGCGTTTTGTGGCGATGTATAGCGATTTTGGCGCTGAACTGCCGCTGCCCACACAAATTCTCGTTACATTGGTAAATAAGTTGCCTTTTTATTTGCCGGTAGTGTTATTGCTGGGCACGCTCGGATGGTTCGCCATCCAAGCATGGGTTAAGACCGAGGCAGGGCGTCTGAGGGCGGATCATTTGAAGGGGCGCCTGCCGATGCTGGGGAAGATCTATCAGGATATTGCCATCGTACAATTGGTGCGGACGCTCGCCACCCTGCTCTCCGGCGGTACGCCCTTGGTCGAGGCCATGCACATCACGCAGGATTCACTTACCAATCGCGCCAAGGCATGTGCGTTGGCACAGGCCGAAAACCTAGTGATAGGAGGTCAAAGCCTGGCGTCTGCCATGCGCAGCACGCAACTCATGCCGGGAACGGCGATAAAGATGATTGAAGTGGGTGAGGCTTCGGGTGGGCTTGATGCCATGTTGGAGGAGATCGCCCAGTTCTATGAGGAAATACTAACTAATAAACTTGCACGCATGACAGCATTGATCGAGCCAATATTAATGTTGATCATGGGCATCATAATTGGTGGAACGATCATCGTGATGTATTTGCCGATTTTTCAGATTGCGGACATCGTCAAATGA
- a CDS encoding biopolymer transporter ExbD, whose product MQVQSEDKPYDDINVTPMLDLAYVLLVIFIIMTTASVQGIKVNLPKASATPSLAKPTTKAITITDAGQIFLDTYPVTMTELETQLRSYKATNPSFPVIIKGDSKVQYEKVIDVLDLMGKLDITQLGLVTQKIVK is encoded by the coding sequence ATGCAAGTGCAGTCCGAAGATAAACCGTATGACGACATCAACGTCACACCCATGCTCGATTTGGCGTATGTGCTGCTGGTGATTTTTATCATCATGACGACCGCATCGGTGCAGGGTATCAAGGTCAATCTGCCCAAGGCCAGCGCCACACCCAGCCTGGCTAAACCGACCACCAAGGCGATTACGATCACAGACGCTGGGCAAATATTTCTCGACACTTACCCGGTGACAATGACGGAGCTGGAAACACAGTTGCGCAGCTATAAGGCAACCAATCCAAGCTTTCCCGTGATCATCAAGGGCGATTCCAAGGTTCAATATGAAAAGGTGATTGACGTACTGGATTTGATGGGCAAACTCGATATTACACAATTGGGTTTAGTTACACAGAAAATTGTCAAATAA
- a CDS encoding prepilin-type N-terminal cleavage/methylation domain-containing protein, with amino-acid sequence MPCGIVHKEQGFTLVELMVVLVLIVTLASLAAPLVTNSIQRGREAVLKEDLLVMRKAIDDYYSDTGNYPEDIKQLMEKRYLRKIPVDPLTERSDTWREVRDDAGIIDIKSGADGKAANDESYSEW; translated from the coding sequence ATGCCCTGCGGTATTGTCCACAAAGAGCAAGGCTTTACCTTGGTGGAGCTGATGGTGGTGCTGGTTTTGATTGTCACTCTTGCCAGTCTTGCCGCACCCTTGGTAACCAACTCAATACAGCGTGGTCGTGAGGCTGTGCTCAAGGAAGATTTGCTGGTGATGCGCAAGGCGATTGATGATTACTATTCGGATACGGGAAATTATCCGGAAGATATCAAGCAACTGATGGAAAAGCGCTATCTGAGGAAAATCCCTGTTGACCCTCTCACCGAGCGCAGTGATACGTGGCGTGAGGTTCGTGATGATGCGGGGATTATAGATATAAAAAGCGGAGCGGATGGAAAAGCCGCCAATGATGAGTCCTACAGTGAATGGTAG
- a CDS encoding GspE/PulE family protein, whose amino-acid sequence MRHPFSYQKLGDILLDKQYVSQHQIDAVLAVKKVRLGEALLDEGRITPAQLAEALAEQCGLPYVDLEGFIISPELYSLISAAHAYQHGVVPYQRDGEELIVVVSPPCDITLADHLERLSGLQVRLYASSPQAIAAVLKRSEGNSEVLKGVSEDFKLAIVKENDDGREQYVSLDAANDDAASPVIKLINSMLSAAIQKRVSDVHIETYEKGISVNYRIDGVLYPATDTLDRRHQSALVSRLKVMAELDIAEKRVPQDGRFKLRFGSRDIDFRVSILPSVFGEDVVIRILDKSSITDGMKSLRLESLGMAPEILKKFRKSIHEPYGMVLITGPTGSGKTTTLYAALSELNTGDEKIITIEDPVEYQLHGIVQIAVNEKKNLTFAKGLRSILRHDPDKIMVGEIRDGETAQIAVQSALTGHLVFTTVHANSAFDVLGRFSHMGVDTYNFVSALNCVMAQRLVRIICPKCKRHTTVDDGLLELSGLDPAQYQNQVWYEGVGCDYCHGTGYRGRAAVTEFLALSPSIRQMIIERRPINEMQAAAVQNGMVTLRQSALALVFSGQATLKEINRVTFVE is encoded by the coding sequence ATGAGACATCCCTTCAGTTATCAGAAGTTGGGTGACATCCTGCTGGACAAGCAGTATGTCAGCCAGCATCAGATTGATGCTGTGTTGGCCGTCAAAAAGGTCCGGCTCGGCGAGGCGTTGCTTGATGAAGGCCGTATTACACCGGCACAATTGGCCGAAGCTCTGGCCGAACAGTGTGGTTTGCCCTATGTTGATTTGGAGGGATTTATCATTTCTCCAGAGTTGTATAGCTTGATATCCGCAGCACACGCCTATCAGCATGGGGTTGTTCCCTACCAGAGAGATGGAGAGGAGTTGATCGTTGTTGTTTCTCCCCCCTGCGATATTACTTTGGCAGACCATCTGGAACGTTTGAGTGGTTTGCAGGTGCGCTTATACGCCAGCAGTCCACAAGCGATTGCAGCGGTGTTGAAGCGCAGCGAGGGTAATTCCGAGGTGTTGAAGGGCGTCTCCGAGGATTTCAAGCTTGCCATCGTCAAGGAGAATGACGATGGCAGGGAGCAATACGTATCATTGGATGCGGCCAATGATGATGCTGCAAGTCCGGTCATAAAGCTCATTAACAGCATGCTGTCGGCGGCCATTCAAAAGCGCGTCAGTGACGTGCATATAGAGACCTACGAAAAGGGTATCTCGGTTAATTATCGTATCGACGGTGTTTTATACCCCGCGACCGATACGCTCGACCGGCGTCATCAGAGCGCGTTGGTGTCGCGCCTCAAAGTGATGGCGGAGTTGGACATCGCCGAAAAAAGGGTGCCGCAGGATGGACGCTTCAAGTTGCGCTTTGGTTCGCGCGACATAGATTTCAGGGTATCCATCCTGCCCAGTGTATTCGGCGAGGATGTGGTGATCCGGATTTTGGACAAATCATCCATCACCGATGGAATGAAGAGTTTACGGCTTGAAAGCCTGGGGATGGCACCGGAAATCCTGAAGAAATTTCGCAAGAGTATCCATGAACCCTATGGCATGGTGCTAATTACTGGCCCCACCGGCAGTGGAAAAACGACCACGCTGTATGCGGCGCTCAGCGAATTGAACACCGGTGATGAGAAGATCATTACTATCGAAGATCCGGTCGAGTATCAATTGCACGGCATCGTGCAGATCGCGGTAAATGAGAAGAAAAATCTTACCTTTGCCAAAGGGCTACGCTCCATCCTGCGACATGATCCCGACAAGATCATGGTAGGTGAAATACGCGATGGAGAAACAGCGCAGATTGCCGTGCAATCGGCCCTGACGGGACACCTGGTGTTTACAACGGTGCATGCAAATAGCGCCTTCGATGTTCTCGGGCGCTTCAGCCACATGGGAGTGGATACGTATAACTTCGTATCGGCGCTCAACTGTGTAATGGCGCAACGCCTGGTGCGAATCATTTGCCCGAAATGCAAGCGTCACACCACGGTTGATGATGGCCTTCTGGAGTTGTCTGGGCTCGATCCTGCGCAATATCAAAATCAGGTATGGTACGAAGGAGTCGGCTGCGATTACTGCCACGGTACGGGTTATCGCGGCCGCGCCGCTGTTACCGAGTTCCTCGCTTTGTCGCCATCCATCCGCCAGATGATCATAGAGCGACGCCCGATCAATGAGATGCAGGCGGCGGCGGTGCAGAATGGCATGGTCACATTACGTCAATCCGCGTTGGCGTTAGTGTTTTCAGGTCAAGCGACGTTGAAAGAGATTAATCGTGTCACTTTCGTTGAATAA
- the gspG gene encoding type II secretion system major pseudopilin GspG: MKKSMRWSSGFTMMELLIVLVIIGLLAALVGPALFQRINPAKQSAARSQIENFMTALDTYFVDNGHFPTTQQGFLALRVKPEGDEKWAGPYLKKDVPNDPWGNPYQYRAPGHNGGYDILSLGADGKEGGENENKDINSWEIDKK, translated from the coding sequence ATGAAAAAGAGTATGAGATGGTCTTCCGGCTTTACCATGATGGAATTGCTGATTGTGCTGGTTATTATCGGATTATTGGCTGCTTTGGTTGGCCCTGCGTTGTTCCAGCGCATCAATCCGGCAAAACAATCGGCGGCGCGCAGCCAGATTGAAAATTTCATGACAGCTCTTGACACCTATTTTGTCGATAATGGGCACTTCCCAACGACGCAACAGGGCTTTTTGGCGTTGCGTGTGAAACCGGAAGGCGATGAAAAGTGGGCGGGGCCTTATCTCAAAAAAGATGTGCCAAATGATCCATGGGGGAATCCATACCAATACCGTGCTCCTGGCCATAATGGCGGCTACGATATTTTATCTTTGGGTGCGGATGGAAAAGAGGGCGGTGAAAATGAAAACAAGGATATCAATAGCTGGGAGATCGACAAGAAATAG
- a CDS encoding DUF2341 domain-containing protein gives MKLQSNKKISRVFLLLAGLMTLAPGVSHAWWSDDWSFRKKITLNTTESGVNIKESLASVPVLVRLHSGNFDFLSSKEDGSDLRFVSGDDKTPLKYHIEKFDGLNELAVIWVQVPTLSAQSNADTIWLYYGNEKAATGDDAKGTYDVNQVAVYHFGGQGAPKDQTAYANNAAQSTASEAPASLIGAGETFNGASTVNIPASPSLDFTADKGFTFSAWIKAAAAQPNAVIFSQQEGASSLVIGMDQAGVYARMPGAETKRAALAPGVWHHVAVTGGKRLVVYVDGVEVAAVDAVLPLLGGNITLGTSFTGEMDEVQISNVARSADWIKAAAQGEGVDAKLISYGADEQTEGGNTSYFKTILQSVTLDGWVVIAILMVMAVISWIVMVSKAVVIGRMTRDNKKFIMSFQKIASDPGVLDRDDDQDDQANKETPFAAALFGRHDHYQSSPIYRIYHVGVQEIKHRFGNTDPKLVGKALSPQAIGAIRASLDGALVRENQKLSSQMVLLTIAISGGPFLGLLGTVVGVMITFAAIAASGDVNVNAIAPGIAAALVATVAGLAVAIPALFGYNYLISKIKNITADMHVFVDEFVHKLAENYGN, from the coding sequence ATGAAATTGCAATCCAACAAAAAGATATCGCGCGTTTTTTTATTACTGGCGGGTTTGATGACGCTTGCTCCGGGTGTTTCTCATGCTTGGTGGAGTGACGATTGGTCGTTCCGCAAAAAAATCACCCTCAACACCACGGAAAGTGGCGTGAATATCAAGGAAAGCTTGGCGTCCGTGCCGGTCTTGGTGCGCCTGCACAGTGGCAATTTCGATTTTTTGAGTAGCAAGGAAGACGGGTCGGATCTACGCTTTGTCAGTGGCGATGACAAAACGCCGCTCAAATATCACATCGAAAAATTCGATGGATTGAATGAGCTTGCGGTGATCTGGGTGCAGGTGCCCACGTTGTCCGCGCAATCCAACGCCGATACCATCTGGTTGTATTACGGCAATGAAAAGGCGGCCACAGGCGATGATGCGAAAGGCACTTACGATGTTAATCAAGTTGCCGTCTATCATTTTGGCGGACAGGGCGCGCCCAAGGATCAGACCGCCTATGCCAACAACGCGGCGCAGTCTACTGCGAGCGAAGCCCCTGCATCATTGATCGGCGCGGGCGAAACATTCAATGGCGCAAGCACCGTCAACATCCCTGCATCACCTTCACTCGATTTTACCGCAGATAAGGGTTTCACGTTCTCCGCATGGATCAAGGCAGCCGCCGCGCAGCCGAACGCTGTGATATTTTCACAGCAGGAGGGAGCATCATCGCTGGTCATCGGTATGGATCAGGCCGGGGTGTATGCCCGCATGCCCGGCGCGGAAACAAAACGTGCCGCGCTGGCGCCGGGTGTATGGCATCACGTGGCGGTAACTGGCGGTAAACGCCTGGTTGTTTATGTTGATGGTGTTGAGGTAGCGGCAGTGGACGCTGTCCTGCCGCTACTGGGCGGGAACATCACGCTGGGTACCTCATTTACCGGTGAGATGGACGAGGTGCAGATATCAAACGTTGCCCGTTCAGCGGACTGGATTAAAGCAGCGGCGCAAGGGGAAGGTGTCGATGCGAAGTTGATCTCCTACGGCGCGGATGAACAAACTGAAGGCGGCAACACGTCTTATTTTAAGACAATCCTGCAATCCGTCACGCTCGATGGCTGGGTGGTGATTGCGATTTTGATGGTGATGGCCGTCATAAGCTGGATCGTGATGGTGAGCAAGGCGGTCGTCATCGGCAGAATGACCAGGGATAATAAAAAATTCATCATGTCATTCCAGAAAATCGCATCCGATCCAGGTGTGCTGGACAGGGATGATGATCAGGATGATCAAGCCAATAAAGAGACGCCGTTTGCCGCGGCATTGTTCGGGCGGCATGATCATTACCAAAGCTCACCGATATACCGCATCTACCATGTAGGCGTGCAGGAAATAAAACACCGCTTTGGCAACACTGACCCCAAGCTGGTAGGCAAGGCACTCTCGCCGCAGGCGATCGGTGCGATCCGCGCCAGCCTTGATGGGGCATTGGTCAGGGAAAATCAGAAGCTCTCCAGCCAGATGGTGTTGCTCACCATCGCCATCAGTGGCGGGCCATTCCTTGGGTTGCTCGGCACTGTGGTGGGGGTGATGATTACCTTTGCCGCGATTGCCGCCAGTGGCGATGTCAACGTCAATGCCATCGCGCCCGGTATTGCCGCGGCGCTGGTGGCTACCGTGGCGGGCCTGGCCGTGGCGATTCCAGCACTGTTTGGCTACAACTACCTGATCAGCAAAATCAAGAATATCACTGCGGATATGCATGTGTTCGTCGATGAGTTTGTTCATAAGCTGGCTGAGAATTACGGAAACTAG
- a CDS encoding energy transducer TonB, which translates to MSADKKFLFRWAPKLMAAAFILLFIVAAIYFLKDIIFADDSHKKQVVHEISLIKPPPPPPKPEEKPPEPEVKKEEVKVPEPETPPPPDQPENAKQDEPPPANNLGLDADGQAGSDSFGLDANKGGRSIIGGGGGNGGGGNRYGWYAGMVEKGIQDVLDNNKELAKDNYKVVIKVWVNKDGSVERFDLGGSSGNSETDKAIRTALKEMTRVKEPPPDGMPQPVKLRITSRLL; encoded by the coding sequence GTGAGTGCCGACAAGAAGTTCCTGTTCCGCTGGGCGCCCAAATTGATGGCGGCGGCATTTATCCTGCTGTTTATTGTGGCGGCAATCTATTTTCTGAAAGACATTATTTTTGCTGATGATAGCCATAAAAAACAGGTGGTCCATGAGATCTCGTTGATAAAGCCACCGCCTCCGCCTCCAAAGCCAGAGGAAAAACCACCAGAACCAGAGGTGAAAAAAGAAGAGGTAAAAGTTCCTGAGCCGGAAACGCCCCCTCCGCCGGATCAGCCTGAGAATGCCAAGCAAGACGAACCACCGCCCGCCAATAATTTAGGGCTGGATGCCGATGGCCAGGCAGGTTCGGATTCCTTTGGTTTGGACGCCAACAAAGGTGGAAGAAGCATCATCGGCGGGGGTGGTGGTAACGGCGGTGGCGGAAATCGTTACGGCTGGTATGCGGGTATGGTAGAGAAGGGCATTCAGGATGTTTTGGATAACAATAAAGAACTCGCCAAAGATAACTATAAAGTTGTCATAAAAGTCTGGGTCAACAAGGACGGAAGTGTCGAGCGCTTCGATCTTGGCGGCTCTTCCGGAAATTCAGAGACAGATAAGGCGATAAGGACAGCGCTGAAAGAAATGACGCGGGTGAAAGAGCCGCCTCCTGATGGAATGCCGCAACCTGTAAAGCTGCGCATCACTTCGCGTTTGTTGTAA
- a CDS encoding DsbA family protein, which produces MRKILCLMACAILAACSVNPPAHTGNEEILNKLVEMSKQITTLSDDVGVIKKALAVAIGGAPEQPKPPVITTIELDDASPVRGDGNAIVAIVEFSDYQCPFCGRFHAQVLPELKKEYIDAGKVRHIFRDFPLDFHPQAKGAAIAANCAGEQKAYWEMHDSLFANQKRLGAAFYEERAKKMNLNLASFQACLKDAKQAEKIEKDLSYGQSLGIDGTPSFFIGRIEGKKLVDVKQIVGAQPPAVFSQAIEAALGSAPKN; this is translated from the coding sequence TTGAGAAAAATATTGTGCCTCATGGCGTGCGCCATTCTTGCTGCGTGCTCGGTAAATCCGCCAGCACATACCGGCAATGAAGAAATTCTCAATAAACTTGTGGAGATGAGCAAGCAGATCACTACGCTAAGTGATGATGTCGGCGTGATCAAAAAGGCGTTGGCCGTTGCGATTGGCGGCGCGCCTGAGCAGCCGAAACCACCCGTTATTACAACGATTGAACTCGATGACGCCTCCCCTGTGCGGGGTGATGGAAATGCCATCGTGGCAATCGTTGAGTTTTCGGATTACCAGTGCCCATTTTGTGGCCGGTTCCATGCGCAGGTTCTTCCAGAATTGAAGAAAGAATATATAGATGCCGGTAAAGTCCGGCATATTTTTCGTGATTTTCCGCTGGATTTTCACCCTCAAGCAAAGGGTGCGGCTATTGCTGCAAATTGTGCCGGTGAGCAGAAGGCTTATTGGGAGATGCACGATAGTTTGTTTGCAAATCAGAAACGCCTTGGCGCCGCTTTTTACGAAGAGCGCGCTAAAAAGATGAACCTTAATCTGGCCTCTTTTCAGGCTTGCCTGAAAGATGCAAAGCAGGCGGAAAAAATAGAGAAGGACCTGTCTTATGGGCAAAGCCTTGGGATAGACGGGACCCCCAGCTTTTTCATTGGACGCATTGAAGGCAAGAAGCTCGTGGATGTTAAGCAGATAGTGGGTGCGCAGCCCCCGGCAGTGTTTTCCCAAGCAATTGAAGCTGCTTTGGGGAGCGCGCCTAAAAATTGA
- a CDS encoding putative porin, with product MAIKKLGVTVLSLALFNPSAWAGEKEDLEKLRGTTKGLIQLLVEQGAITKEKSGELMSEIEKSPAETETPEEEVDKKTVRVPYVPETVKQEMTEQIRKDVLAQAKREQWGKPGAIPDWAQKIKWEGDLRLRSQGDMFQSDNATFFYKNYLEINRVGGDANTNNPYLNTTEDRQRFRLRARLSMLAEVTQGVTAAFRLATGSANDPVSTNQTLGNMGNRFNFMLDQAYVKLEPYQWLTVAGGKIPNPWFGTDLVWDEDLNFDGAAVQFKPRIGNELVWFSTLGAFPLQEIELSKKDKWLYGAQTGVDWNRSQFRARFGVAYYDYQNITGQINTAPGSHLLDFTAPQFVQKGNTMFDISQTQNQNLYALASEYKELNITANLDIYTFSPVHVTLTGDYVKNVGFKKEDIVRRTGRDVGQQNQAYMGRVAVGMPRIKHRHDWQVFGGYKHLESDAVLDAFTDSDFHLGGTNAKGWIAGGSYGVATDTWLTLRWLSADQIVGPPLAIDVMQLDLNVRF from the coding sequence ATGGCAATTAAAAAATTGGGTGTTACCGTCTTATCTCTCGCATTGTTTAATCCATCCGCGTGGGCCGGAGAAAAGGAAGATCTTGAAAAACTACGCGGAACTACCAAAGGATTGATTCAACTCCTGGTGGAACAGGGCGCGATTACCAAGGAAAAGTCCGGGGAGTTGATGAGCGAGATTGAGAAGTCTCCCGCTGAAACGGAAACACCGGAAGAAGAAGTAGATAAAAAAACCGTGCGTGTGCCTTACGTGCCTGAAACGGTCAAGCAGGAAATGACTGAACAGATCAGGAAGGATGTGCTGGCACAGGCCAAGCGGGAGCAGTGGGGCAAGCCCGGCGCAATCCCTGATTGGGCGCAGAAAATAAAGTGGGAAGGCGATCTTCGTCTGCGCTCACAGGGCGATATGTTCCAGAGCGATAACGCTACCTTCTTCTATAAAAACTATCTGGAGATTAATCGGGTTGGTGGCGATGCAAATACCAACAATCCCTACCTTAATACCACCGAAGATCGGCAACGCTTCCGTTTACGGGCAAGGCTGAGCATGCTCGCCGAAGTCACGCAAGGCGTCACGGCCGCATTCCGTCTGGCCACTGGTAGCGCCAATGATCCTGTTTCGACCAACCAGACGCTGGGCAACATGGGCAACCGTTTTAATTTTATGCTTGATCAGGCCTATGTCAAGCTGGAACCCTATCAATGGTTGACGGTGGCGGGAGGCAAGATACCCAACCCCTGGTTTGGCACAGACCTGGTGTGGGACGAAGATCTTAACTTCGATGGCGCCGCTGTGCAATTCAAGCCTCGCATCGGCAACGAACTGGTTTGGTTCTCGACGCTGGGTGCTTTTCCGCTGCAGGAAATTGAGTTGTCGAAAAAGGACAAATGGTTATACGGTGCGCAGACCGGAGTCGATTGGAATCGAAGCCAGTTCAGAGCAAGATTTGGCGTGGCTTATTATGATTACCAAAATATCACCGGGCAGATAAACACTGCGCCCGGCAGCCATCTACTGGATTTTACCGCGCCACAGTTTGTCCAGAAAGGCAATACCATGTTCGATATTTCACAAACCCAAAATCAAAACTTGTACGCCCTGGCATCTGAATATAAGGAACTAAATATAACCGCCAACCTCGATATATACACATTTTCCCCGGTACACGTCACGCTGACGGGTGATTATGTCAAGAATGTGGGGTTTAAAAAAGAAGACATAGTGCGGCGCACAGGGAGGGATGTCGGCCAGCAGAATCAGGCGTATATGGGCAGGGTCGCTGTCGGCATGCCGAGGATCAAACATCGCCACGATTGGCAGGTATTCGGTGGTTATAAACACCTGGAAAGCGACGCCGTATTGGATGCCTTCACCGACTCCGATTTCCATCTGGGTGGTACCAATGCCAAAGGCTGGATAGCGGGCGGTAGCTATGGTGTTGCCACCGATACCTGGCTGACCCTGCGCTGGTTGAGCGCGGATCAGATAGTTGGCCCGCCGCTTGCCATCGACGTTATGCAACTTGATTTGAACGTGAGATTTTGA